The following are from one region of the Pseudodesulfovibrio piezophilus C1TLV30 genome:
- a CDS encoding sulfite exporter TauE/SafE family protein, which translates to MFHMYLPIAGNSVNVFLVFALGGFVGLLSGIFGVGGGFLMTPLLIMFGIPPTVAAASDSNQIVGASTSGCLAHYRLGNVDFKMGFLLLIGGVLGGFAGVQVIKVLKAMGNADFLINITYVLMLGGVGSYMFIESVQSLRKKTPEVEVAAPPKKKSRYTVMLERLPFQTDFAKSGVRLSMLMPLVLGVLVGILAAIMGVGGGFIMVPIMVYLLRMPMHVVVGTSLFQILFTCINVTILQSYTNHTVDFVLAVLLLLGSTLGAQFGTRISRKLKGEQLKILLASLVLIVMVKMLLNLLLTPDVLLAYAGGH; encoded by the coding sequence ATGTTTCATATGTATCTTCCCATCGCCGGGAACAGCGTCAACGTATTCCTGGTTTTCGCCCTGGGAGGGTTCGTTGGCCTGCTTTCCGGCATTTTCGGTGTTGGAGGTGGGTTCCTGATGACCCCGTTACTTATTATGTTCGGCATTCCGCCGACCGTTGCTGCCGCATCGGATTCCAATCAGATAGTTGGGGCGTCCACCTCGGGCTGTCTGGCTCACTACCGGTTGGGCAATGTGGATTTCAAGATGGGATTCCTGTTGCTTATCGGTGGTGTTCTTGGCGGATTTGCCGGGGTTCAGGTCATCAAGGTGCTCAAGGCCATGGGGAATGCCGACTTTTTGATCAATATCACATACGTTCTGATGCTTGGTGGTGTCGGGTCGTATATGTTCATTGAAAGCGTGCAGAGCCTGCGCAAGAAGACACCTGAAGTTGAAGTCGCTGCACCGCCCAAGAAAAAATCCCGGTATACGGTCATGTTGGAACGGCTGCCTTTCCAGACTGATTTCGCCAAGTCCGGTGTCCGCCTTTCCATGCTCATGCCTCTGGTTCTGGGAGTGTTGGTCGGGATACTCGCGGCTATCATGGGAGTCGGTGGTGGATTCATCATGGTTCCGATCATGGTGTATCTGCTTCGTATGCCCATGCATGTCGTGGTCGGTACCAGCCTGTTCCAGATATTATTTACCTGTATCAACGTGACCATCCTCCAGTCATACACAAATCATACTGTCGATTTCGTGCTGGCTGTTCTGCTGCTGCTCGGCTCCACCCTTGGAGCGCAGTTCGGTACACGTATCAGCCGCAAGCTGAAAGGCGAGCAACTCAAGATTCTGCTGGCCTCGCTGGTGTTGATTGTCATGGTCAA
- a CDS encoding MipA/OmpV family protein — translation MTQVKKLFIFVLISLLFPAIAAAEGSSEKNIISLGGGMRVSTSEYKDDGTSISPVPLVNYEGEYFFLRGLTAGAHIYKDELNELSLTVSYMTQSFDASESDNSAMRQLDDRDASMFAGAAYRVSSEWGVAKLSLSADVLDTSHGFIADASYAYPFKISFLKLRPVVGLEWTSEDFNDYYYGVSEKESLKSGLDRYRAGSGVNPYLGLNLKINLAEDFDLMLSTKAKSLSEEITDSPMVDRDVKYSFGVGMSYSF, via the coding sequence ATGACACAGGTAAAAAAGCTTTTTATTTTTGTTCTTATCAGTCTGCTGTTTCCTGCGATAGCGGCAGCGGAAGGATCATCCGAAAAGAATATCATCAGTCTGGGGGGAGGCATGCGCGTTTCCACATCGGAATACAAGGATGATGGCACCAGCATCTCCCCTGTTCCTCTTGTGAACTACGAGGGGGAATATTTTTTCTTGCGTGGGCTGACAGCCGGAGCGCACATTTACAAGGATGAGTTGAACGAATTGTCCTTGACCGTTTCCTATATGACGCAGAGTTTTGATGCGAGCGAAAGTGATAATAGTGCCATGCGGCAATTGGATGACCGCGATGCGAGCATGTTTGCAGGAGCCGCCTATAGGGTGAGTTCGGAGTGGGGGGTGGCCAAGCTGTCTTTGTCTGCAGATGTGCTTGATACCAGCCATGGTTTTATCGCTGATGCCTCATATGCTTATCCTTTCAAGATCTCCTTTCTCAAGCTCAGGCCCGTGGTCGGTCTTGAATGGACCAGTGAGGATTTCAACGACTATTATTATGGGGTCAGCGAAAAGGAGTCTCTGAAAAGCGGATTGGATCGATATCGGGCCGGGAGTGGGGTAAATCCTTATCTTGGGCTGAATTTGAAGATCAACCTTGCAGAAGATTTTGATCTGATGTTGAGTACCAAAGCTAAGAGCCTCAGTGAAGAGATTACCGATAGTCCCATGGTCGATCGGGATGTGAAGTATTCTTTTGGTGTCGGAATGAGCTATTCTTTTTAG
- a CDS encoding universal stress protein, with product MKNVLIVVDESESSLWLAYYAMGLTHRIAAKVSILLVMDKEYTDVNEGSDEWIGSPEKRLESVLAEDHSERTHIDFYVVRGRMEEEVPKFIRENTISKLFIGSPPTCRAESYAKLMKLIDTVNTTTHCDVEVVQKVSAHTKRH from the coding sequence ATGAAGAACGTACTTATAGTAGTGGACGAATCGGAATCAAGCCTTTGGCTGGCCTATTACGCAATGGGATTGACTCATCGTATTGCCGCCAAGGTCTCTATACTGTTGGTCATGGACAAGGAATACACCGACGTGAATGAGGGCTCCGACGAATGGATCGGTTCACCGGAAAAGCGGTTGGAATCTGTTCTGGCCGAGGACCATTCCGAGAGGACTCATATCGATTTCTATGTGGTGCGAGGCAGAATGGAAGAGGAAGTCCCGAAATTCATTCGGGAGAATACCATTTCCAAGCTCTTTATCGGGAGTCCGCCGACCTGTCGGGCCGAGAGTTATGCAAAGCTCATGAAGTTGATTGATACGGTGAATACGACGACCCACTGCGATGTGGAGGTGGTGCAGAAAGTTTCTGCACACACCAAGAGACACTAA
- a CDS encoding TetR/AcrR family transcriptional regulator codes for MSVRNGTSSSQKPPEHHPRNAAETKKRILIAARTLFSQDIYKNVGTRSIAAAAGVNITLINRYFGSKKKLFNEVVHSMGHSVLSSHGEQNLAREVMTELLAEDDNPRKEKLRLLLLSAMDPEVSDVVSEYFLRQKERRARFMKGDDRDTRAFLGLASLVGISLSFFLLPEENRSQLDKNAIVRHFTKSLEELYSKETEPDLQD; via the coding sequence ATGTCAGTCCGGAACGGCACATCAAGTAGCCAGAAGCCTCCTGAACACCACCCGCGAAACGCAGCAGAGACAAAGAAACGCATTCTCATCGCTGCACGGACACTGTTTTCACAGGATATCTACAAGAACGTCGGCACGCGGAGCATTGCCGCAGCAGCCGGGGTCAATATCACACTGATCAACCGCTACTTCGGTTCAAAGAAGAAACTCTTCAATGAAGTGGTACACTCCATGGGGCACAGTGTCCTCTCATCACACGGGGAACAGAACCTGGCTCGAGAGGTCATGACTGAGCTGCTTGCCGAGGATGACAATCCGAGAAAAGAAAAACTCCGACTGCTTCTTCTCTCTGCCATGGACCCAGAAGTTTCCGATGTGGTGTCCGAATACTTCTTACGGCAAAAAGAACGCCGCGCCCGTTTCATGAAAGGGGATGACAGGGACACAAGGGCTTTTTTGGGATTGGCCTCCCTGGTCGGCATTTCGCTGAGTTTTTTCCTCCTGCCCGAAGAGAACCGCAGTCAACTGGACAAAAACGCCATCGTCCGCCACTTCACCAAATCACTCGAAGAATTGTACAGCAAAGAAACCGAGCCTGACCTTCAAGACTGA
- a CDS encoding sensor histidine kinase — protein MQALKLKVFLLFIAYTLFMLLTMGMYWWNIDAFRERLTIMDEFHDVVSDILETRRYEKNFMFYPEPNSLKEALVYLDRAEKTVGLLQPKIIAIVGQETYGNLGISISEYRELLHQLAQGDKSVAVRTRQYGARLVESAQDLLKKKQQSVHNALDRILFLPIAVMLTVLILITLVYILQARKVLEHLKYVQRAADGVAKGDYEVIQNLSSEDPISILMRSAFRNMADELDTRQEQLVEARKLVSIGTLTSGIAHELNNPLNNVSLTADTLLEELDDLPRAEMRELLQDIINETGRASEVVRNLLDFSREEQRPLARLSMATVVGQTLRLVGNQLALHGIKVEVDVPEDLPSIRGDLHYLQQVFINLFLNADQAMEQGGLLRVVGRQNDEHLCVDVIDTGCGMDKATQERIFDPFFTTKPVGEGTGLGLSIIYGILKKHGGTISVESKEGKGTTLTVCLPIMNADEGV, from the coding sequence ATGCAAGCACTCAAACTGAAAGTCTTTCTCCTTTTCATTGCCTACACCCTCTTCATGTTGCTCACCATGGGGATGTATTGGTGGAATATTGATGCCTTTCGTGAACGGTTGACCATTATGGACGAATTTCATGATGTGGTTTCGGATATTCTCGAAACACGGCGTTACGAAAAAAACTTCATGTTCTACCCTGAACCGAACAGCTTGAAAGAAGCTTTGGTCTACCTTGACAGAGCTGAAAAAACCGTTGGTTTGTTGCAGCCTAAAATTATCGCTATAGTCGGCCAGGAAACCTATGGCAATCTTGGGATCAGCATAAGCGAATACCGGGAACTTCTTCACCAGCTTGCCCAGGGCGATAAATCGGTCGCTGTTCGGACGCGGCAATATGGAGCACGATTGGTGGAGTCGGCTCAGGATTTGCTCAAAAAGAAACAGCAAAGTGTTCATAATGCGCTGGACAGGATTTTGTTCCTGCCTATCGCGGTCATGCTAACAGTTCTGATCCTGATCACCCTCGTGTACATCTTGCAGGCCCGTAAGGTCTTGGAACATCTGAAGTATGTGCAGCGGGCTGCGGACGGGGTAGCCAAGGGTGATTACGAGGTCATTCAGAACCTCAGCAGTGAAGACCCGATATCCATTTTGATGCGTTCTGCTTTTCGTAATATGGCCGATGAGTTGGATACCCGACAGGAACAGCTTGTGGAAGCGCGCAAGCTGGTTTCCATTGGAACTCTGACGTCCGGCATTGCCCATGAATTGAATAATCCTCTGAATAATGTTTCCCTGACAGCGGATACCCTGCTGGAAGAGTTGGATGATCTGCCTCGTGCCGAGATGCGTGAACTTCTTCAGGATATCATCAACGAAACAGGCCGGGCCAGTGAAGTGGTTCGTAACCTGCTTGATTTTTCCCGTGAGGAACAACGTCCATTGGCTCGCTTGAGTATGGCGACGGTGGTGGGGCAGACTTTGCGACTGGTCGGAAATCAATTGGCGTTGCACGGGATCAAGGTCGAAGTGGACGTGCCGGAGGATTTACCCAGTATTCGTGGCGATTTGCACTATCTGCAACAGGTTTTCATCAATCTCTTCCTCAATGCCGATCAGGCCATGGAGCAGGGAGGACTTTTACGTGTCGTGGGGAGACAAAATGATGAACACTTGTGCGTCGATGTCATTGATACCGGGTGTGGCATGGACAAGGCGACTCAGGAGCGAATTTTTGATCCGTTTTTCACGACCAAACCTGTTGGTGAAGGCACTGGATTGGGACTTTCCATTATCTACGGTATTCTCAAGAAGCACGGTGGGACCATCAGTGTGGAAAGTAAAGAAGGCAAAGGGACGACATTGACTGTTTGTCTGCCAATCATGAATGCTGATGAGGGAGTCTGA
- a CDS encoding sigma-54-dependent transcriptional regulator, translated as MQEFRAAVIDDETQAAKLVGRALEKLGFEVETFGLGHTFLARMAEDPFQLAFIDLKLPDVSGIAVLESIKTGFENIEAVIITGHASIPSAVEATAKGASNYIVKPFRLQEVRSVAREALEKLELREENLRLKEALRETPPLKDFLGSSQVMLDVFAMIRKIAGVNCNVLLQADTGTGKERAARAIHDLSPRKNKTFVSFNCGGFTEELISSELFGHEKGAFTGATATKIGLLESANGGTVFLDEIGEMPPNMQVKLLHVIQERSILRVGGTQPIELDIRIIAATNRDLQEAMAAGEFREDLFYRLNVVSIYLPTLAERKADIPLLANHFLETFNARFGKGVKSISSQAMEVLTQYNYPGNVRELENIVQRAVALAEGDVIGTRELPPDLLNLAFSSIGTPGLLPLEVVERRHIQHVLEATGYNKGLSCTILGIPRTTLWRRIKQYGLDAGDEE; from the coding sequence ATGCAAGAATTTCGTGCAGCTGTCATTGATGATGAGACTCAGGCGGCGAAACTTGTCGGCCGGGCCTTGGAAAAGCTGGGATTTGAAGTCGAGACCTTCGGGCTCGGGCACACTTTTCTGGCGCGTATGGCCGAGGACCCGTTTCAACTCGCTTTTATCGATCTTAAATTGCCTGATGTGAGTGGCATCGCCGTTCTCGAGTCCATCAAAACAGGATTCGAAAATATAGAGGCGGTCATCATAACTGGTCATGCCAGCATCCCCTCTGCCGTGGAAGCCACAGCCAAAGGTGCATCGAATTATATAGTCAAGCCGTTTCGCTTGCAGGAGGTCCGGTCCGTGGCGCGTGAAGCGCTGGAGAAGCTCGAGTTGCGGGAGGAGAATCTCCGTCTCAAGGAAGCTTTGCGGGAAACGCCCCCCCTCAAGGATTTTTTGGGGTCCAGTCAGGTCATGCTCGATGTTTTTGCCATGATACGCAAAATAGCCGGAGTGAACTGTAATGTCCTGCTTCAGGCGGATACCGGGACCGGCAAGGAGCGTGCTGCGCGGGCGATCCACGATCTCAGCCCGAGAAAAAACAAGACATTTGTATCGTTCAACTGTGGTGGCTTTACGGAAGAACTCATCTCAAGTGAATTGTTTGGTCACGAAAAAGGGGCGTTTACCGGGGCCACTGCCACCAAGATAGGACTGCTGGAATCCGCCAACGGGGGAACGGTTTTTCTTGATGAGATAGGAGAAATGCCTCCAAATATGCAGGTCAAGCTGCTCCATGTGATTCAGGAGAGAAGTATCCTGCGGGTGGGAGGTACCCAGCCCATTGAACTTGATATCCGTATCATTGCGGCGACCAATCGGGATTTGCAGGAAGCAATGGCAGCCGGAGAGTTTCGTGAAGACCTTTTTTACCGATTGAATGTCGTAAGTATTTATCTACCAACTTTGGCAGAGCGAAAGGCGGATATTCCCCTTCTGGCGAATCATTTTCTTGAAACCTTCAACGCCCGTTTCGGCAAGGGGGTGAAGTCCATTTCCTCTCAGGCCATGGAAGTGCTGACACAATATAATTATCCGGGCAATGTTCGAGAGTTGGAAAATATTGTGCAGCGGGCAGTCGCTTTGGCGGAAGGGGACGTCATCGGGACGCGGGAGCTGCCGCCGGATCTGCTCAATCTCGCTTTCAGCAGCATTGGTACACCGGGGCTTCTGCCTTTGGAAGTCGTGGAGCGGCGGCACATTCAGCATGTTTTGGAGGCCACGGGGTATAATAAGGGCTTGAGTTGTACTATTCTGGGTATCCCTCGGACCACACTTTGGCGTCGGATCAAACAATATGGGTTGGATGCCGGCGACGAAGAGTGA